The following DNA comes from Pirellulales bacterium.
GATGGGCAAGCTGCATCACGCGATGATGGGCACGGCGGCGGTGTCGATCGCGACGGCGGCGGCGATTTCGGGCACGCTGGTGAATCTGGCGGCCGGTGGCGGCGAACGTCAGGCGGTGCGCTTCGGGCATCCGTCCGGCACATTGCGGGTCGGCGCGCAAGCGAGCCAGAAGAATGGCGAGTGGACGGTCACGAAGGCCATCATGAGCCGTAGCGCGCGGGTGCTGATGGAAGGATGGGTGCGCGTGCCGCAACCGGAGTGAGATCGGGCCGGCGTGCCGTGCGGCGATGTTCCTTCTACACGATTGCGGAGGAGTCCATGAAAGTCAAAAGAATCGTTGCCAATATCGACACGCAGGCGGTGGATGACGCGAAGCGTTTCTACCAGCAGATATTCGGCCTCGAACTGCTGATGGATCATGGCTGGATTGCCACCTACGGTTCCGCCGAAACGATGACTGTGCAAATCAGTTTCGCTTCGCAAGGAGGATCGGGCACGCCGACGCCCGATCTTTCGATCGAAGTGGATGATCTTGCCGCCGCACTCGAACGCGTGAGGTCGGCGGCCATTCCGGTCGAGTATGGTCCGGTCGACGAACCGTGGGGCGTGCGGCGTTTTTATGTGCGCGATCCGTTCGGCAAGCTCGTTAATGTGCTCGCGCATCTTTGATCGGCGATGAGCGTCGCGGATGCGCATGCTCCCACTCGTGATGTCCGTTAAGGTCAGCGGCACGGAAGGCTACGCGGAAGAAGCGCAAGCTCTGGTTGCGCAATGGCGGGGCATTTCGTTTGCCGAGCATCACCAAGCTGTTCTGCATCTGATACCGAACGACCCGTCGAGGATTCTCGACCTAGGCGCCGGAATCGGGACCGACGCTGCCGCGTTCGCGGCGATGGGCCACTCGGTCGTCGCTGTCGAACCCGTCGACGCGCTGCGTGCTGCGGGCATCGATCTGCACGCTTCGCCGCAGATCGAGTGGCTCGACGATAGCCTGCCTGAGCTCGTCACGCTGCTTGCCACCGGCAACACATTCGATGTGGTCATGCTCACAGCAGTATGGATGCACCTCGACGCCGATCAACGCAACCGGGCGATGCCCAACGTGAGTGCTCTTGTGCGAGCCGGCGGTGTGTTGATCATGTCGTTGCGACACGGGCCCATTCCGCGCGGCCGCCGGATGTTCGACGTCACGCCTGAAGAGACGATCCAGCTCGCAAGCCTTCACGGTTTGCAACTCGTACACCGTTTTCATACGCCGTCGGTGCAGCAGGCCAACCGGAACAGCGGCGTAACCTGGACACGGCTAGCCTTCGAGCGGCTGTGAACCGACAATAAAGTCCGACACAAAACAATGACTCGTCACCTCCGTGCACGATGCAGAGGCGGGCGGATTTTTCCAGGAAACGTCCCACTGTCAGGAATGGTTAAGTTTCCTCTGGCCAGCGCCACGACGTTGTCGTGGCCGTTAGGATGTGCCTCCCGACTGGCAATAGAAACGGTGGCCTGGCCTATGAACTACAACTGTCTTCATGTCCCGCTGGATATCGGCACGTGGCAGTGCGATCTCGTGCCCGCTAACGACTTCTACCATGGCTGGAGTGACAGGGAACGATGGGACCCTTTCGCCAACTGGGACGAGCGTAAGAAGCAGGAACGCCAGATCGAGGACGACCAGTGCAC
Coding sequences within:
- a CDS encoding PrpF domain-containing protein, yielding MGKLHHAMMGTAAVSIATAAAISGTLVNLAAGGGERQAVRFGHPSGTLRVGAQASQKNGEWTVTKAIMSRSARVLMEGWVRVPQPE
- a CDS encoding VOC family protein, whose translation is MKVKRIVANIDTQAVDDAKRFYQQIFGLELLMDHGWIATYGSAETMTVQISFASQGGSGTPTPDLSIEVDDLAAALERVRSAAIPVEYGPVDEPWGVRRFYVRDPFGKLVNVLAHL
- a CDS encoding class I SAM-dependent methyltransferase translates to MLPLVMSVKVSGTEGYAEEAQALVAQWRGISFAEHHQAVLHLIPNDPSRILDLGAGIGTDAAAFAAMGHSVVAVEPVDALRAAGIDLHASPQIEWLDDSLPELVTLLATGNTFDVVMLTAVWMHLDADQRNRAMPNVSALVRAGGVLIMSLRHGPIPRGRRMFDVTPEETIQLASLHGLQLVHRFHTPSVQQANRNSGVTWTRLAFERL